The following are encoded together in the Lagopus muta isolate bLagMut1 chromosome Z, bLagMut1 primary, whole genome shotgun sequence genome:
- the CAPSL gene encoding calcyphosin-like protein, protein MPGTARHDREMAIQAKRSLSKTTDPVERLRLKCLARGSAGIKGLGKVFQIMDDDNSRTLDFKEFVKGLNDYAMMIDKEEAQEIFQIFDKDGSGTIDFDEFLVTLRPPMSNARKEIIMQAFRKLDKTGDGVITIEDLRGVYNAKHHPKYQNGDWTEDQVFRAFLDNFDSPYDKDGKVTTEEFMNYYAGVSASIDTDVYFIIMMKNAWKL, encoded by the exons ATGCCAGGCACAGCAAGGCATGACCGAGAGATGGCAATCCAGGCCAAAAGGAGTCTGTCCAAAACCACTGACCCTGTAGAAAGACTTCGACTGAAGTGCTTAGCAAGAGGGTCTGCGGGCATCAAAGGACTTGGCAA AGTATTTCAGATTATGGATGATGACAACAGCAGGACCCTTGATTTCAAAGAATTTGTGAAAGGATTAAATGATTATGCTATGATGATAGACAAGGAAGAAGCACAAGAGATTTTCCAGATATTTGATAAAGATGGCAGCGGAACAATTGATTTTGATGAATTTCTTGTTACACTGAGA CCTCCAATGTCAAATGCCAGAAAAGAGATCATCATGCAGGCATTTAGGAAGTTAGATAAAACTGGAGATGGTGTCATCACAATTGAAGACTTACGGGGAGTATATAATGCAAAGCACCATCCCAAATACCAAAACGGAGACTGGACAGAAGATCAAGTTTTTAGGGCCTTTCTGGATAATTTTGATTCACCTTATGACAAAGATGGGAAG GTCACAACAGAAGAATTCATGAACTACTATGCAGGAGTCAGCGCCTCAATAGACACCGATGTCTATTTTATCATCATGATGAAGAATGCTTGGAAACTCTGA